In Armatimonadota bacterium, the genomic stretch GCCAACCTGATGGTCGAGATTGGTGGGAAACGCTTGACTCCTCCGCCGAGTAGTGGATTGCTGCCTGGGATTCAGCGCGAGATCGAACTGGAAAGCGGATGCGAGGAGAAGATACTATTTCCGACTGACCTGAGCCGTGCAGAACGGGTCTGGTACCTCAGCTCACTTCATGGCCGAATTGAAGTTACCAAAAACCAACCAGTAGTCTGATACGCTTTGGTACGCATCAGACATTGATTGATATTGGACAATTCTTTAGGCGCGCTTGCGGCGTCGAAGAAGTGCCAGCGCACCTAGACCAAGAGCAATGAAAGAACTGGGTTCAGGAGCGACAACCACTGCGACCGAGCGCGGGTCATTCAGAATCCCTGTGCCAAAGGTCTGCAAAGTCAGCCCTTCACTATAGAGGATTCGCGATATTCTGCCTTGTCCAGCAGATACCGTGCCCGTGTAGTAACCGATGTCGCCGTGTCCAAAACCAACGCCATTAATGGCAGTGTAGGTTGCGTAGGTAGAGGTCGAAATCGGATTCGCAGGATTAGCAGCGACCAGTCCGCTCAGATTGATGCGTGAAACAGAAATCGCTCCGGCAGCCAGCATCCTCGAACCTGAAATTGCAATTTGGCGCTGACCACTTACTGAAGATGCTGCGACCGGACTCGCCATAGTGAAAGCGGTCGTGCCTGATCCAGGCAAGTAGGTGTAGACCTTGTTTCCCTCAACAGTCCAGATCTTCCCATTGTCATCTACAGCTGTTCCTCTTGGGGAGCTAGCACCATTGAATTGATAGCTGTTCAAGATCGAGCCAGAAGTGCTGTAAGCGTCTACAATGGAACCTGAAATCCCTAGGTACAAAACGTTGTTGCGAAAAGCGATTTGAGGATAGACGTAGGAATATGGAGCTGAAAAACTGCTCAGATATTCGCCTGTATTGTAGTTGAAAGTCCAAACACGGGCAAGAGCATTCGTCGATCCGTCTCCAGATACCGCGTCGACAACAAACGCGCGACCCGTAGCTTGGTCGATGCACATTCCGATTGGATTCTGTACATATCCGCCACCAAACGAACCCAAATACAGGCCTGTATTCCCATCAAAGCGATGGACGGATTGGGTGCCGCGGTCTGCAACCATCACGAGCTCAAAACTGGCGTGAGCCAATCCAGCAGTCGCCAACAAACTCAGAGCAAGAACAAATCGCATACGCCAACAGTATAAGTGAATTTTCGACAAATAATTGACAATTTTTGCTAGTTTTTGATCGGAGACGCGCCGTTTGCAAGCTGCAACCTGTCTTGAAGTCGGCGACTTGTCGCCGTGAGCCCAGGAGCCCACATTCCAAAATCTGCACTGATTGCCTCGGAGGCCTAAAACACATTGCTGTGCCATTCTCGACAAAAAACGGAATCAGACTCCGCCAATTTAATTGTCCGAACAAGAACCACCTCCAGTCTAAATGTGGGCATTTCATTGTCGACTGGCATCCACTTCAGGCGGGAATGCCATATACTAACTAGCATGAAGTTGGTTTCCAATCTATTCGTTGGCTTGTCTTTGATCGGGCTCCCGGTGCTTTCTGCGGCATCATTTGACCTCGCCCTGGTT encodes the following:
- a CDS encoding PEP-CTERM sorting domain-containing protein produces the protein MRFVLALSLLATAGLAHASFELVMVADRGTQSVHRFDGNTGLYLGSFGGGYVQNPIGMCIDQATGRAFVVDAVSGDGSTNALARVWTFNYNTGEYLSSFSAPYSYVYPQIAFRNNVLYLGISGSIVDAYSTSGSILNSYQFNGASSPRGTAVDDNGKIWTVEGNKVYTYLPGSGTTAFTMASPVAASSVSGQRQIAISGSRMLAAGAISVSRINLSGLVAANPANPISTSTYATYTAINGVGFGHGDIGYYTGTVSAGQGRISRILYSEGLTLQTFGTGILNDPRSVAVVVAPEPSSFIALGLGALALLRRRKRA